The window AAAGATAAGGTTGTTTTTATTCAAGCTTTTTTAGCCCTAAGAGGCTCTAAGTATCATTTGCCTCGCTGCTGAAAAAAAATTACCGAACCATTGATGAAAGAGATCCACGAATTGGCCCACCTGCTATTTCGTGAAGCCGATACTCCAAAAGTCCTCAATAATGCTTGGAAGCTCTATGAGATTAGAGAAGAGTTCGCAGTATGGCTAACGGATGATATAAATATAAACCTTGAGAAATTTGAGTCTGCAATTAGGAAACTTGGTGCTGACGCTCATTTTATAGAAAAGACTAGAGATATCGAGCATCATGCGAAGCAGAGGTCTATTAGAATCGATGAAAATCACGAGCTATTTATTGATATTCTAGGTATAGATTCGAAAAAGGAAATTAATGAAGGGTACGCAGTGGAAGCAATCAAGAGGAAAGTACGTAAAATTCTCGGGATTGAAGAGCTAACATTACTAAGATCTCATCTGATAGATAAAGCAAGTAAATTGGCAGGCAACACTTAAAAATTTCCTGCGAGCCCCTACTCTTTTCTACCGCTCAGAAGTAATCCCTATTGCCCCATCCCCCTGCAAATCAAGAGCAATCAGATTCGCATATATCCCCTGCTGCCCCATCAGCTCCTCATGGCTCCCCTGCTCCACAATCCTTCCCTGATCCATCACCACGATTCGGTCCGCCCGCCGCACCGTCGAAAGACGATGGGCAATGATAATGGAAGTACGCCCGGCAAAACTGGCCTCCAAGGCCTGCTCCAGCAAATTTTCCGCCTCAGTATCCACCGAGGAGGTAGCCTCATCCAGAATAAGCACAGCTGGCTTACGGCATAAGATACGGGCAAAGGCAAGCAGCTGTTTCTCGCCCGAGGAAAGCTCAAGCCCGCCTTCCCCGATGCGGGTATCTAAGCCCTGAGGAAGACGGTCAACAAAAGATCCCATGCCGGTCAAAGCCAGTATGGATTCAACATCAATCCGCTTCAAGCCGGTTTCCAGGCTTATGTTCGCCAAGACCGTATCCGGTTCAATCAAAACATCCTGCAACACCAGCCCGACCTTCCGCCGCAGGTCTGCTACGGCATAGCTCCGCAGATCATGCCCATCCAGGAGGATTCGTCCCTGACTGGGATCGTAGAACCTGGCGAGCAGACTGATCAGGGTGGACTTACCTGCACCGGTTGACCCAACCAAGGCCAGCGTTTCTCCGGCCCTGATCTGTAAATCAATCTTTCGCAACACCCCCTGCTCATCCTCATCGGGATTTACCTCACTTCCTTTCCCCTCAGTTTGGGTTTGCGTTTGCGTTTGTGCTGGAGCAGATCCTCCCTGCTCCTCACTCGCCTCATCCTGGTAAGAAAAACTGACCTGTTCAAAGCGAATCTCCCCTTTGACCTCATCAATACATATCGGCTTTTCAGGGGAGTGAATTGTGCTCTTTGCGTCAAGAAGCTGGAAAATCCGCTCTGCCGAGGCCAAAGCGGACTGGACAATGGAGTATTTCTGGGAGAGATCACGCATGGGCTGAAAAAACAGCCGCATATAGGAAAAAAAGGCAACAAACTCACCAATGGTCAGCTGCCGGTGCAAAACCTTGGCACCGCCGTACCAAAGAATCACTACCATTGCCAAGGTGGACAGAAACTCACTCAGAGGCATGAAAAAGCCGAAGAGACGTACCTGAGCCAAGGTGCGCTGCATAAACTCATTATTAAGGACATCAAAACGAGTTCTGCTGCCCATTTCCCGCCCATATAGCTGGATCAGGCCCACTGCGGAGATACTTTCTTGCAGAAAAGAGTTCACAACAGCTAACTGACTCCGCACAGCCCGAAACTGCTCTCTGGCCAGCCGGGAAAAGCCCAAGGTGACCATCAGGGCAAGAGGCAGAAAGAGGGCCATGACCGCAGCAAGGCGGAGATTGATAAAGGCCAGCGCCACCAAGATACCCAGAAGCTTCAGGAGATCGTTCAACAGCGTCACCATCACGGAGGTGAACATCTCGTGCATATTCTGAATATCGTTGGTCAGGCGGGTTACAAGGCGCCCCACCGGATGGCGGTGAAAAAAGGCCAGATCAAGCCCGAGAAAATGACCATATAAATCATTGCGCAAACGATGCATAATGGCCTGTCCGATGTACTCCAGCAGCATCACCTGAACAAATCCGCCGCCAAAGGCCAGGAGCACAGCACCACCATAGATCAGCGCCAAATGGGTTAAGCCAGCAATACGCGCCTCAGTCTCCAGGTCAGCCACAGCGATGTATTGATCTATACCCAGTTGCATGAGACGCGGCAGAGCCAGAGTAGCGATCGTAATGAGAAGAGAGAGGAGAATGCTTAACAGGAGTCCAGCCCTGTGTGCGCGACAATAGCTGAGAATGCGCCGCCAGATCCGAAGATCGGAAACCTTGCCAACACTCCCCTCTTCAAAATACCCATAGTTGCGCATCAGCTCGCCCTCCATTGCTGCTTCCGGGCCATAGCCTGATAAAACGCGTTTTGGCGCAGCATGTTTTCATGCTCCTCAATCGCCACTATCCTGCCTTGATCAAGAAGCACAACTAAATCCGTACCAGAGAGCAATTTGAGGCGATGGGAAACTATGAGCACGATTTTACCAGCAGCACGGGCACGAATACCGGCAAAGACTTGTTGCTCTGTCTCCACATCCAGGGCAGAGAGGGCATCATCAATGATCAGGACAGGTCGGTCAGCCAGTAGGGCACGGGCAATGGCCAAACGCTGCTTTTGCCCCCCGGAAAGACGCAGGCCCCGTTCGCCGATTCTGGTTTGATACCCCTTTTCCATCGCCAGGATCTCTGTATGCAGTCCAGCCAGTTCAGCAACCGCCTCAATCTCCTTTTGTGGGGCATGCGGGACCGCGAGGCTGATATTCTCCGCCAAAGTAGCGGAGAAAAGGACCGGGTTCTGGCTCACATAGCTAATCTGTCCCCGGACCAATGTCGGGGCAAGGCAATTTACATCCTGATCAGCAAAGAGAATCATATCGTCCGACACCGGGTACTGCCTGGTCAGCAAACGGCAAAGGGTGGATTTTCCAGAGCCTGTCCTGCCTGCAATACCCAGGATGCCCGGTTCCAGCTCCAGATTCATCCCAGTCAGTGTAGGGGACTTGGCTCCTGCATATGAAAATTCCAGCTTTTGCAGAGTAATCAACGGTTCCAGAGCAAAGCGCTCTGCAAAATCTTTTCCTGCTATCTCGGTTTGCTCAGACACCTGCAAACTGCCCTCAAGCTGAGACTGCGCTGCCAGCAAACGATGGATGCGGGCAAGGGAGGTAAAACCACGCTGGGCGATATTGGTCACCCAGCCCACAGCCATCATGGGCCAAATCAGCATATAGAGATAATGGACAAAGGCGACAAAGCCCCCCAGAGTTATCGCTTCAGCAATGACCAGCTTGCCACCATAATAGAGGATCAGCATCATCCCCAGATTGCCCACTAAAACAGATATAGGGAAAAGGAGCCCCTGGACCACCGCCACCTTGATATTTGCAGCAACATATTGCTCTCCCAGTTCTGCAAAGGCTTTTTTCTGCTGCTGCTCCCGGGTATAGCCCTTGATCAGGCGGATAGCGACCATACTGTTGCGGGCGAATTCCGTAATCAGACCAAAGGAGTGCTGCACCTGATCAAAACGAACATGGAGCTTACCGGAGAGAAACCAGGCACTGATCCCCAAAAGGGGCAAGGGGAGAATCGCCATCAGAGTCAGGAAGGGATTGATGGAAACCATCAAAGCCAAAGCGGCCACAGAGATCACCAGGGCATCGGCGGCCGCAACCATCCCCATACCTGTAGCCATCTGCACGGCATTGAGATCATTAGACGCATGAGCCATGATATCCCCAGGTGGGTGCTTATCAAAAAAGGCTCTGTCCATATCAAGGACATGGGAAAATAAACGAGCACGCAGCATGGCCTCCAGACGCCGGGAGAATCCTATAATCAACACTCTCCAGGCAAAACGGAGGGCCAAAATACAGAGAGCTGTGAGCAGAAGAAAACCACCTATCTGGAGAAGAGCACTGGTACTTGCGGTGCCGTCTTTCAGGATATCAACAGCCTTTTTCAAATACAGGGGAATGGTCAGCTGTAAAAAATCCACAACCAGCAAGGCAAAAAAACCAAGCAGAAGCCGATAACGGTAGCGGGCGAAAAACGGTTTAAGAAGGGCGAGAAGAGTCGCCAGGGAGGGTTTACCTGGTTCGGTGGACTGGTCTGAAGGGTCTGCTTCTTGTGAAGTCATGAGTCAACCTTGTTGCGCAACACTTCATTATAGGCGGTGCTGAGAGCGACAAACTCCTCATGCTCTCCCCCTTTATCCGGGTGCAGCTCATGCGCCTTTTTACGATACAAGCGGGTAAGATCTGCCTTGCTCATGGCATCCAGCTCGGCTTGGCTTACCCCCAAAATACTGGCTGCTTCTTTTGGCGCCATGTGGGGTTGACGCGGTTTCTCTCCTCCTGCCTGCTGGCCGCCACCTCCACCATAAGCATAAGAGCCTCGGGTAAAGCCCGAACCTACTCCGGCCTGCGGAAAGGAAAAATCAAAAAACATGACCACGTAGCGAACCAGAGAGGGAGGCAGCTTATCCTCTCTCTCAAAGCCCTGCCAAAACAGGGGTTCCTGATCCAATCGGCAAAGTTCTTGCAAAAAATACCTGTCAAGCTCATCGCTGTTCAGGGCATAGGGCATAGGGCATTGCCCGGGCAAAGGCACTATTCCTAAAAAAGCGCTGAAGATCAAAGATGGTAAAGATATAGGACTTATATTCCTCAGGTGGCAGGTCCTGTTCCCGTTCCAGTATAAGCTGCTCAAGCTCATCACGGGATTTATGCTGAAGAATGCGGAATAATGCAGGAGAGCGATCCAGACCCCGCTGGTCCACCTGACCAAAGCGGAGATAATGAATCCTTCTTCTGTCAAAGACATGGGTCGTGGCAAGAAGAGCCTGTCGTTCCTCTTTTCCCAGAGGCTTCCAGTTCCTTCCCTGATCTCCGCCAGAAAATACAGCAAAAGACTCAAGCCGGGCCCGAATTTCTGGAGCGAGAAAAGGGTAGAAGAGGGCCTCCACGGTATCGTAATCAACAGTTCCTCCGACAACCTCCTGTAAGCGCTCAATAATCAGCTCATCAATATAAAAAGATGCTCCTCCAGGATAAACGATATACTGCCCCGGATCCTCACCCAACGCAAGCAGATCCCGATGCCGATATATCCCCTCTTCAAGAAAGGATTCCCGTAAGAGATAATACACCCGGTTATCACGGAATATGCGAGCGAGATACATGGCCTGAAAGGAACGCAGGCTATGCTATATTGAGTAGCCTTTTCACTGCATTAATCAAATCATCAATGGGAAAGGGTTTGGCAAAGGCCTCATCTGCGCCCAGTTCCTTGGCAGCGGGCAGATAGGTTTCCGGCCCGATACGCCCTCCCCCGGAGATAGCAATAATCTTGATATCAGGATGATTCCTTCGAAGGAAGGTGATGGTCTCCATTCCCTCCTGCTCCGGCATAATCAGGTCTGTGATGACGAGATCATAATGAGCTTCTTCAAACAAACGCAAACCCTTTCTCCCGTCCGATGCCACGTCCGCCTCAAATCCGGCATATTCCATAGCCCGACAGAGCAGATTACGCATTTGTTCATCATCATCTATAATCAGTATTTTTCGCATAAAGAATATACCTCAATAAAAATCAGCTCACTGCCTCTAACTTATCTGTAGCTCCTTCCCCCCGTACCAATTATACTATACAACGCTTTAAGAAAAAAACTGATCACGAAAAATCCTTTCGCGAAAAAAACTGATCAACTCTTCCCGTCTGCGCAGAATCCTGACCTGCTCAGGAATCAAATCAGAAAGAATGTTCTTCATAACAGACATTTTATATTCCACATTAGATACAAAACGATTATCAAGATACCAGGCAAAGACGAGGCCAAAAAGAAGGCCAGGCGGTGTAAAGCCCTCTTCGCCGTTGACCAATCTGGTATAGCAGTGCCTTTCTCCTTCTACCGGCCGCATCCGACTGAGTTGCAAATAGGTGTCCAACTCTTCAGGCGATAAAAAACACTTAAGTTCCTGCCGTGTTCTTGTTACCAGGCGATAGAGCCTGCCCACCTGACGCTCCTGGACAAAGACATCTTCCATGCCTTTTTCCTGGCAATAATTCCCCAACAAGGACTGGCCCAAAGCGATCAGCAGAGCTGCTTCCAGGCGCTCGGGAGCGTCGTTTTGATCCTGGCGGATCTTAATACAACTATCCTCTGGATCGTAAAAGGAAAAAACATTATCCCATTGTTGGCAGCGCTTCCAGGAGCTGGTCTCCACCAAACAAATTCCTCGCAGATATTGCAGATGATCAGGATGGATGTCAGGATGCCGCCAAAGAATCTCAAGAACAGCAGCTGCGATATTCTGTCGTAAAGAAGAGGCCATATTTTCCGGCAGATCAGAATCAAGGGTGAGATATCGGAACTCCAACCCCTCTATGGCACGGGCAATCCGCTCATAGCGCATGCAGGGAATCAGCTTATCCGGGGCAATCCGTACTGAAAACTCCGGGCCGCGCAAGCTCACCTCGGCAGGAGCAGGCAAGGCCAGATAGCCGCTTTCCCGCAAGCCCCACAAGCTGCGAACAACAAGGGCCAGGGCATTGGGGTCATGCTGGATAACCCGCTGCCGCTGGAGAAGATTCCGGGAAAAAATACAGGCCCGGACCGGCTCAAAACCCAGCTCGCGGACCTTCTCGCTATCAACGTAAATAGGCTCCTTCTTCTCCAGGATATAATTCTGCAAAACAGAACCTGGAATATCTGCCAGGTCCAGGGTGAGGACATGGGAAAACAAGCCTTGAATGCCACCGGAGATATTATGCCCATAGGCACGAATGAGATCCGAGGCGTAAAAACGCTTTTCTGGGGCCTCCCTGGTGGCGTCAGTTTCTCCTTTCTGGACCCAAATATTGGCGACCAGGAGCTTCAGGGCCTTCTCATTCTGTCGGATCAGATCAGCAACCCCAGGCACCTGCAAGATAGGGATAATAGAGGAATACAGGCTACCTGGAGCCAGGATAATAATATCCGCCTCGGCAATAGACTGACTCACCGCCTCAGGCAAAAGCGGCTCATCAGCAAAACGCACCATCGTCCGTTCCACCGGATAGCCCCGCCGGGCCTCACCGGCCTTGCGCTCACCAGTCACTAACACACCATTTGCGTAAAGCAGTTGCAGTTGCGAGGGAGTGGCCGTGCAGGGGAGTACCGCCCTTGAGCCTGCGCCCACAGCCTGAGCCAGGTCCGCTAAGCCATCCATAATCGCGGTCTGGATCCGCTTTTGGTTTGCTGCCAATTCCGCTGTCCTGAAAAAGGCAGGCAATTTCCCGTAAACCGCAGCAGCCAGCAGAAGATTACCGAGACATTGGGGACGCCGCAGGGCAGCTGTCATCCGCTCATCTGCCAGCAGACGCTGCACCAGATCAACAAGATAGTCTGCTAAAGGCCGGGGAAACATCTCCGGGCTCACCCCACTCTCAGCCCAGAGATGCGCAGCTGATTCAGGAGGCGTATTAAAACGAAAATTGAAAAAACCATGCAAAGCAGCCGCTGTGTCCAGAGCCGCTGCATCGTCCAGCTGGTATTGTTCCTTCAGATTTGCACTGCGGATAGAGGCTAGCAGAACATGGCGCAGATCCCCTAAACCGATCAGTGGGAAATCCTTGAGCATTTCCCCGGTTGATCCTCCGTCGTCAGTCACACAGACGATGGAGTGCAACCGGGGAAAGACCTCTTTTAGACCGGTGAAAGGAGCCTCCTTCCAATCTGCACGCCGTGAGTCTCCACCGACCACGTTAGACAGACCGGTTCCGCCACCCAACACGACCACCCGCACGTTCTCCACGTCCACGTGTCCAAGACCGGCAGCCAGACGACGCCAGTCTTCCTGAGTACAGCCGGGAACATCATGGGGTGGGGCTTCGCCAAGAGCAAAGGCAAGAACCCGTTCTGCCAGCGTCCCCTTGCCCATAAAATCAAGGGGGGAAAAGACCTTTTTTGTTACCCCGGCTAAGAGCTCGCCTAAAGGAATATGTGTACCGTTTTCCACCTGAAACCCTGTTTATCCCTTTCTTCTTTTTACAGCCCAGTGGCCTGCATTTGCTTGGATACGGCCTCCACAGAATCCTGGAGGGCGCTTTTTTCCTCGTCGGTCAAGGCGAATTCCAGGATGCGCTCAACCCCCTTTTCTCCCAGC is drawn from Candidatus Electrothrix aestuarii and contains these coding sequences:
- a CDS encoding ABC transporter ATP-binding protein, which gives rise to MEGELMRNYGYFEEGSVGKVSDLRIWRRILSYCRAHRAGLLLSILLSLLITIATLALPRLMQLGIDQYIAVADLETEARIAGLTHLALIYGGAVLLAFGGGFVQVMLLEYIGQAIMHRLRNDLYGHFLGLDLAFFHRHPVGRLVTRLTNDIQNMHEMFTSVMVTLLNDLLKLLGILVALAFINLRLAAVMALFLPLALMVTLGFSRLAREQFRAVRSQLAVVNSFLQESISAVGLIQLYGREMGSRTRFDVLNNEFMQRTLAQVRLFGFFMPLSEFLSTLAMVVILWYGGAKVLHRQLTIGEFVAFFSYMRLFFQPMRDLSQKYSIVQSALASAERIFQLLDAKSTIHSPEKPICIDEVKGEIRFEQVSFSYQDEASEEQGGSAPAQTQTQTQTEGKGSEVNPDEDEQGVLRKIDLQIRAGETLALVGSTGAGKSTLISLLARFYDPSQGRILLDGHDLRSYAVADLRRKVGLVLQDVLIEPDTVLANISLETGLKRIDVESILALTGMGSFVDRLPQGLDTRIGEGGLELSSGEKQLLAFARILCRKPAVLILDEATSSVDTEAENLLEQALEASFAGRTSIIIAHRLSTVRRADRIVVMDQGRIVEQGSHEELMGQQGIYANLIALDLQGDGAIGITSER
- a CDS encoding ABC transporter ATP-binding protein, with product MTSQEADPSDQSTEPGKPSLATLLALLKPFFARYRYRLLLGFFALLVVDFLQLTIPLYLKKAVDILKDGTASTSALLQIGGFLLLTALCILALRFAWRVLIIGFSRRLEAMLRARLFSHVLDMDRAFFDKHPPGDIMAHASNDLNAVQMATGMGMVAAADALVISVAALALMVSINPFLTLMAILPLPLLGISAWFLSGKLHVRFDQVQHSFGLITEFARNSMVAIRLIKGYTREQQQKKAFAELGEQYVAANIKVAVVQGLLFPISVLVGNLGMMLILYYGGKLVIAEAITLGGFVAFVHYLYMLIWPMMAVGWVTNIAQRGFTSLARIHRLLAAQSQLEGSLQVSEQTEIAGKDFAERFALEPLITLQKLEFSYAGAKSPTLTGMNLELEPGILGIAGRTGSGKSTLCRLLTRQYPVSDDMILFADQDVNCLAPTLVRGQISYVSQNPVLFSATLAENISLAVPHAPQKEIEAVAELAGLHTEILAMEKGYQTRIGERGLRLSGGQKQRLAIARALLADRPVLIIDDALSALDVETEQQVFAGIRARAAGKIVLIVSHRLKLLSGTDLVVLLDQGRIVAIEEHENMLRQNAFYQAMARKQQWRAS
- a CDS encoding response regulator, with translation MRKILIIDDDEQMRNLLCRAMEYAGFEADVASDGRKGLRLFEEAHYDLVITDLIMPEQEGMETITFLRRNHPDIKIIAISGGGRIGPETYLPAAKELGADEAFAKPFPIDDLINAVKRLLNIA
- a CDS encoding 2-phospho-L-lactate transferase CofD family protein codes for the protein MENGTHIPLGELLAGVTKKVFSPLDFMGKGTLAERVLAFALGEAPPHDVPGCTQEDWRRLAAGLGHVDVENVRVVVLGGGTGLSNVVGGDSRRADWKEAPFTGLKEVFPRLHSIVCVTDDGGSTGEMLKDFPLIGLGDLRHVLLASIRSANLKEQYQLDDAAALDTAAALHGFFNFRFNTPPESAAHLWAESGVSPEMFPRPLADYLVDLVQRLLADERMTAALRRPQCLGNLLLAAAVYGKLPAFFRTAELAANQKRIQTAIMDGLADLAQAVGAGSRAVLPCTATPSQLQLLYANGVLVTGERKAGEARRGYPVERTMVRFADEPLLPEAVSQSIAEADIIILAPGSLYSSIIPILQVPGVADLIRQNEKALKLLVANIWVQKGETDATREAPEKRFYASDLIRAYGHNISGGIQGLFSHVLTLDLADIPGSVLQNYILEKKEPIYVDSEKVRELGFEPVRACIFSRNLLQRQRVIQHDPNALALVVRSLWGLRESGYLALPAPAEVSLRGPEFSVRIAPDKLIPCMRYERIARAIEGLEFRYLTLDSDLPENMASSLRQNIAAAVLEILWRHPDIHPDHLQYLRGICLVETSSWKRCQQWDNVFSFYDPEDSCIKIRQDQNDAPERLEAALLIALGQSLLGNYCQEKGMEDVFVQERQVGRLYRLVTRTRQELKCFLSPEELDTYLQLSRMRPVEGERHCYTRLVNGEEGFTPPGLLFGLVFAWYLDNRFVSNVEYKMSVMKNILSDLIPEQVRILRRREELISFFRERIFRDQFFS